The bacterium genome includes a region encoding these proteins:
- the rplM gene encoding 50S ribosomal protein L13 codes for MKTFTAKKETVDRQWVIVDAQDQVLGRLASRIAHILRGKNKPVFTNHVDTGDFVVVVNAEKIRLTGNKLDEKIYYRHSGYPGGIKSRTAREMLEKKPEQVIKSAVKGMLPKNRIGSKLISKLKIYAGPDHPHEAQQPQKIEL; via the coding sequence ATGAAGACTTTTACAGCCAAAAAGGAAACTGTCGATCGGCAGTGGGTGATCGTGGATGCTCAGGATCAGGTCCTCGGCCGGTTGGCTTCCAGGATCGCCCACATTCTCAGGGGTAAGAACAAACCGGTTTTTACCAACCACGTAGACACAGGCGATTTCGTCGTCGTCGTGAACGCTGAGAAGATCCGCCTTACCGGCAATAAACTGGACGAAAAAATATACTACCGGCATTCGGGATATCCTGGAGGCATCAAGAGCAGGACGGCAAGGGAGATGCTCGAGAAAAAGCCCGAGCAGGTGATCAAGAGCGCCGTCAAGGGCATGCTGCCCAAGAACCGTATCGGGAGCAAACTTATCTCCAAGCTCAAGATCTATGCCGGTCCGGATCATCCCCACGAGGCCCAGCAGCCCCAAAAGATCGAACTTTGA